GCGGCGTTCAGCTCGCGCAGCTCCGCCTTGGGCACACCCAGGCCGGCCTTCAGCGCCGCCTGCAGGCGTTCGCGCCTGGCCTCGCGCTCGCGCAGGATCGCCTTGCTGCGTCCTTCCACCTGCAGCCACAGGGTTTGCTGGTTGGCGTTGAGCTTGAGTTCCTGGCGAAATTCGGACGCCATTGGCACCAAGTCTTCGGCGCGCATCTCCATCACCGGGGTGGCGAGCGCGGCCGCGCAGGCGGAGGCGAGCACCGCGGCGGCAAAGGTGCGGCGGATCGGGAATAGGGTCATGACGGGCTCCGGGCGAAAAAAAGCCCACGGGGGGCCATGGGCTAAACCACTTCAAGGGTGGGGAGAGAAAACGATTTCACTATAGGCTGGCATTTCGACAATGCTGCCGAAAATTACAATTGCTTACTGCTGAGATGCGAATCGAAACACGGGCTTACATTCCGTGACATCGTGGCTGGGGGGTTGGCGTCCGGACAGCGAAGGCCCGGCGGATGCGCCGATTGAGACCGGCGGGGATATGAGATGGGGAAGCCGTGCGGCGAGAAAGGGGGAACTCGCGGACGCGAGAACCCCTGTTAAGACTTCTTGCGGGTCAGGCGCGCGCGCCGCCGCTCGTCAGGTTGTCGACATACCAGTCCATCGCCTGCTTGAGTCCTTCGCCGATCCTGTGGGTCGGCGCGTAACCCAGCTTTTCCGCTGCCTTCGAGATATCGGCCTGCGAATGGCGCACGTCGCCCGCGCGGAACGCCACATACTCCGGCTTGTGATCGCGCAAGTGGGGGAAACGATCCTGCAGCAGCTCGCACATCATCCGGTGCAGCTGATTGAGGCTGGTGCGGTCGTTGAGCGCGACGTTGTACACCTCGTTGGCAATGCCAGGTCCTTGCGTCAGGGCGGCCAGCAGGTTCGCTTGCACCACGTTGTCGATGAAACAGAAGTCGCGGCTGGTCTCTCCATCGCCGTTGATGAACAGCGTCTTGTTGCCGATCAGCGAGGCAATCCATTGCGGAATCACCGCGGCGTAGGCGCCGTGCGGATCCTGCCGCGGGCCGAACACGTTGAAATAGCGCAGACCCACAGACTCGGTGCCGTAGGTGCGGCCGAATACGTTGGCGTACAGCTCATTGACATACTTCGTGACGGCGTAGGGCGACAGGGGATTGCCGATCACCGGTTCTACTTTGGGCAGGCTCGGGTGATCGCCATAGGTCGAGCTGGAGGCCGCGTAGACAAACCGCTTGACCTTGGCATCGCGCATCGCGACGAGCATGTTGAGGAAGCCGGTGACGTTCGTTTCGTTGGTGGCGACCGGATCGTTGATCGAGCGCGACACCGATCCCAGCGCAGCCTGGTGCAGCACGTAGTCCACGCCTTCGCAGGCGCGCGCGCAATCGGCGGCGACGCGGATATCGCCCTCGATGAAGGTGAAGCGCGACCACGCTTCCGGCCCGACCAGCGATTGCACCTGATCGAGATTGTGCCGGTGGCCGGTCGCGAAATTGTCGAGGCCCGTCACTCGCTGGCCCAGCTTGAGCAGTGCCTCGACCAGGTTCGATCCAATGAAGCCAGCCGCACCGGTCACCAGCCAGTGGTGGCTCTGCTGGCGTAGTTGTTGTTCAATGTCGTTAAATTTGGTCACAGCCTTGCACTCCCAGAATTGCGTCGTTCGCTACATTGGCAACGGCGCCGTGGCATGGAAGCCGCGGCCCGATGCGCGCTTGCCGGTCAGAGGCGCCAGACGGTGAAGCCGGCCTCGGTAAGCGCTTCGCGGTCGAATTGCGATTTGACGTCGATAAAGCAGCCGCCCGGTTTGAGCTTGGCTTGCAGGTCGGCCAGCGGGCGCGCC
This window of the Massilia sp. R2A-15 genome carries:
- a CDS encoding SDR family oxidoreductase; this encodes MTKFNDIEQQLRQQSHHWLVTGAAGFIGSNLVEALLKLGQRVTGLDNFATGHRHNLDQVQSLVGPEAWSRFTFIEGDIRVAADCARACEGVDYVLHQAALGSVSRSINDPVATNETNVTGFLNMLVAMRDAKVKRFVYAASSSTYGDHPSLPKVEPVIGNPLSPYAVTKYVNELYANVFGRTYGTESVGLRYFNVFGPRQDPHGAYAAVIPQWIASLIGNKTLFINGDGETSRDFCFIDNVVQANLLAALTQGPGIANEVYNVALNDRTSLNQLHRMMCELLQDRFPHLRDHKPEYVAFRAGDVRHSQADISKAAEKLGYAPTHRIGEGLKQAMDWYVDNLTSGGARA